In a genomic window of Colius striatus isolate bColStr4 chromosome 2, bColStr4.1.hap1, whole genome shotgun sequence:
- the LOC104560183 gene encoding plasminogen → MRIGKAAFLFLFLLSSVRGDILDDYLRTDGVWILTRNKQSYKTNNEKECAEKCEAERNFICRAFLFTRKMLQCLTLAENTKMTVMFNSTDAVLYEKIIYLLQCKRGIGKDYRGMEAKTRRGIPCQKWAEKTPHNPNYTPEKHPNAGLDENFCRNPDGDESGPWCYTTDPDTRFDYCNIPECEGQVTHTGEGPTVECMQCNGEDYHGDVSRTESGLECQRWDAQEPHMHGFTLKYFPEKDLRMNYCRNPDGELRPWCFTTSPTKRWEYCNIPRCTTHSPVSGLGSQCLSGKGEDYRGRIAITESGNACQHWNTQFPHRHGWIPDRYPCKGLEENYCRNPDGEKRPWCYTINSSVRWEYCAIPHCDGIEQEIADVPVQVSLLEECYRGKGQSYRGTTSTTVSGKKCQAWNSMFPHRHEKTPDRFPDADLRENYCRNPDGDNSPWCFTTDPSMTWEYCNLRRCDDHMQEPIPNDSPARTAQNIGLTTLMTSDCIHGNGKDYRGTVAKTARGRTCQEWSSQKPHIHKYFTPLTHPRADLDKNYCRNPDGDVNGVWCFTTDPEKKWEYCEIPRCSSSEHDCGKSPMRSERACEKHSMCDASPGSWPWHVSLRKSTNVHHCAGTLIHPQWVLTAAQCLQESTDPSSYKVFLGIQNLNAAEPFLQIQSVQKILKEPSGADIALLKLNSPVTITDRVKPVCLPETNLVVERNALCFLTAWGRTRGTDTDSRLKEIEFPVLENRICNRPEFLNESVKNHEFCGGFTFGNIGHCEAEVGGPLVCQDKDRFVQYGVTSWGLDCTQLSKPVFVRIPNFVSWIKNTMIAH, encoded by the exons GGCCTTCCTATTCACCAGGAAAATGCTACAGTGTTTAACACTGGCTGAAAATACCAAAATGACAGTGATGTTCAACAGCACAGATGCAGTTCTTTATGAGAAGATAA tttacCTTCTACAATGTAAAAGAGGAATTGGGAAGGACTACAGAGGAATGGAAGCCAAAACTCGGAGAGGCATTCCATGCCAGAAGTGGgcagaaaaaacaccccacaatCCAAA TTATACCCCCGAAAAACACCCCAATGCAGGGTTGGATGAAAACTTCTGCAGAAATCCTGATGGGGATGAAAGTGGACCCTGGTGTTACACAACAGACCCTGATACTAGATTTGATTACTGTAACATCCCAGAATGTGAGGGACAAGTCACGCACACTGGAGAAG GCCCTACGGTGGAGTGCATGCAGTGTAATGGTGAGGATTACCACGGAGACGTTTCCAGAACTGAGTCAGGGCTTGAGTGTCAGCGCTGGGATGCCCAAGAGCCTCATATGCATGGCTTTACCCTGAAATA CTTTCCAGAGAAGGATCTGAGGATGAATTATTGTCGTAATCCCGATGGCGAACTTCGGCCCTGGTGTTTCACTACCAGCCCAACTAAACGCTGGGAATATTGCAACATTCCTCGTTGCA CTACACACTCACCAgtctctggcctgggctcccaGTGTCTCTCAGGGAAAGGAGAAGACTATCGAGGCAGGATAGCCATCACTGAATCAGGAAATGCCTGCCAACACTGGAATACACAGTTTCCTCACAGACATGGCTGGATTCCTGACAGATATCCCTGCAA GGGCTTAGAAGAAAACTACTGCAGAAACCCTGATGGAGAGAAGAGGCCTTGGTGCTACACCATCAACAGCAGTGTTCGGTGGGAATATTGTGCAATTCCCCACTGTGATGGGATAGAACAAGAGATTGCTG ATGTTCCTGTACAGGTTTCCCTGCTAGAGGAATGCTACCGAGGCAAAGGCCAGAGTTATCGTGGCACAACTTCCACCActgtatcaggaaaaaaatgccaggCCTGGAATTCCATGTTTCCACACAGGCATGAAAAAACTCCAGACAGATTCCCAGATGC AGATTTGAGGGAAAACTACTGTAGAAACCCAGATGGTGATAACAGCCCATGGTGTTTCACCACTGACCCCAGTATGACATGGGAGTACTGCAATCTCAGAAGGTGTGATGATCATATGCAAGAACCCATACCAAATGACTCCCCTGCAAGGACAGCACAAAACATTGGCCTGACTACACTCATGACATCTG ACTGCATTCATGGTAATGGTAAAGACTATCGTGGCACAGTAGCAAAAACTGCAAGGGGCAGGACTTGTCAAGAGTGGAGTTCTCAGAAACCTCATATCCACAAATATTTCACTCCTTTGACTCATCCAAGAGCAGACCtggataaaaat TATTGCAGGAATCCTGACGGAGATGTAAATGGCGTTTGGTGCTTCACAAcagatccagaaaaaaaatgggagtACTGTGAAATCCCACGCTGCT CTTCTTCTGAGCATGACTGTGGAAAAAGCCCAATGAGGAGTGAGCGAGCCTGTGAGAAACACAGCATGTGTGATGCATCTCCAGGGTCTTGGCCTTGGCATGTCAGTCTCAGGAAGAG TACCAACGTTCACCATTGTGCTGGCACCCTGATACATCCACAGTGGGTCCTTACTGCAGCTCAGTGCTTGCAAGA GTCAACAGATCCTTCTTCCTATAAGGTGTTTCTTGGGATACAGAATCTCAATGCAGCAGAGCCATTCCTGCAAATTCAAAGTGTTCAGAAAATATTAAAGGAACCAAGTGGAGCAGACATTGCTTTGCTGAAGTTGAACAG TCCCGTAACAATTACTGACCGTGTAAAACCAGTTTGTTTGCCTGAAACCAATCTGGTGGTAGAAAGAAACGCATTATGTTTTCTAACTGCCTGGGGAAGAACAAGAG GTACTGATACAGACAGCAGATTAAAAGAAATTGAATTCCCTGTGCTTGAAAACAGAATATGTAATCGCCCTGAATTTCTGAATGAAAGTGTCAAAAATCATGAGTTCTGTGGTGGATTTACTTTTGGAAACATCGGTCACTGTGAG GCTGAAGTTGGAGGACCTCTGGTCTGCCAAGATAAGGATAGATTTGTCCAATATGGAGTAACCTCTTGGGGACTGGACTGTACTCAGCTATCAAAGCCTGTTTTTGTCCGAATTCCTAATTTTGTTTCTTGGATCAAGAATACAATGATTGCCCACTGA